The stretch of DNA ACATCGGCGACGACGTGGAGATCGAGGAGGGGTTCGAGGCCAACGGCTGGATCACGATCCGGAACCCGATGCCGACGCTGGTGTTCTACTTCATCGTGCTCTCCCAGCTACTCCGGCTGGGCGAGGAGGAGGCCGCCGACGATCTGGCGTACGCGCTGGCCGACGGCGGCGAGGCCGAGCAGGCGCCGCTGGTGATCCCGCGGGGCTCGTCGGTCTCCGACGACGCGTGGCGCGTCTCGACGCCCGCGACGATCGGCTCGGACTGCCGGCTCCACGGGAACATCCGCGCGACGGAGGTGACGATCGGCGAGCACTCGGAGCTGTTCGGCAGCGTCCGTGCCCGCGGCGACGTGCACCTACACACCGGGACCGTGATCCACGGCGACGTGAGCACCCGCGACGGCCGGGTCACGATCGACGCCGGCGCGAACGTCCGCGGCGACGTCTCCTGTGGCGACCTGCGGGTCCACGAGCGCGCGAACGTCGAGGGGACGATGCGCGCCGACGGCGAGATCCAGCTTGTGCAGTCCGACGACTCGGCGGCACCGGAGGATCCGCAGGAGCAGACGCCGGATTTCTGAGTTTGCGGTATGGTTGCTACTGCTTCTGTTTGGTTATCGCTCTGAGTTGCTCGTCCAGACTACAGGGCCAGCAATACCGTGAAAGCCCCTGCCCGCTCGGGTCGCGCGACTCGCTGCGCGCTTCGGTCGCTACGCTCCCTCAGTGCTTGCGTCGTCGTGCTTCCCCGAGCGACCAGCCCCTTTCAGTCCCCCCCGACCGCATGGCCCACAGACCTCCCCAGCCGATTCGCTCGTTCGCTCCGCTCACTCGCTCATCCCTCGCGCTGAGCCGCGACACGAGGTCGCGGCCGCTTCGCGCCGACAGCGTTCCCCCGTCGAGAAAGTCGTCGAAACTCAGAATCCCCGGTATCGACCGAAAGGCAGTTCTCTCCGTCCACAGAACCAACCCGCAACTAAATGCTCTCGGTCGCACTCGCCGGCAAACCCAACGCCGGCAAGTCCACGTTCTTCAAGGCCGCCACGATGGCCGACGTCGACGTCGGCAACTACCCGTTCACCACGATCGACCCGAACCGGGGCGTCAGCCACGTCCGCACCGAGTGCCCCTGTCTCGACCGCGACGAGCGCTGTGACAGCGACAACTGCCGGGACGGCAAACGCTACGTCCCGGTCGAACTGCTCGACGTGGCGGGGCTCGTCCCCGGCGCCCACGAGGGCCGCGGGCTCGGGAACCAGTTCCTCGACGCGCTGACCGACGCCGACGTGATCCTCAACGTCGTCGACGCCGCCGGCGCGACCGACGAGGAGGGCGAACCCGTCGAGGTCGGCACGTACGACCCCACGGAGGAGGCCACGTTCATCGAGGAGGAGATGGATCGCTGGCTCACGGGCATCGTCGACCGCAACTGGGAATCCGTCGAGCGCAAGTCCCGCTCGCCGGACTTCGATATCGACGAGGCACTCCACGATCTCCTGACTGGCTTCGGGGCCGACGAGTACGACGTAACCGCCACGCTCCGCGGGATGGCGTACCCCGACAACCCCCGGGACTGGACTGACGACCACCGCGAGACGCTCGCCCGCGATCTGCGAGCCCGCACGAAGCCGATCGTCCTCGTCGCGAACAAGATCGACATCGCGCCCGAGGAGAACGTCGAGGCGCTGCGGGAGACGGACAAGCCGGTCGTCCCCTGCACCGCCGACGGCGAGCTCGCGCTCCGGAACGGCGCCGAGGCGGGGATCCTCGACTACGACCCCGGCGACGAGGACTTCGAGATCGTCGGCGACGTGAGCGAGACGCAGGAACGGGGCCTCGAGACGATCCGGGAGACGATGGCCGAGCACGGCGGCACCGGCGTCCAGCAGTCCCTGAACGAGGCGGTGTACGGCCTGCTCGATCGATTCACCGCCTATCCCGTCCAGAACGAATCGAAGTGGACCGACGGCACCGGGAACGTGCTCCCCGACGCGTTCCTGCTGCCCGACGGGTCGACGCCGAAGGACCTCGCCTACGCCGTCCACTCCGACATCGGCGACGGGTACGTCCACGCCGTCGACGCCCGCGCGGGCCGGCGCATCGGCGAGGATCACGAGCTCGAGGAGGGCGACGTGATCAAGATCGTCTCCACCGCGTCCTGATGGACGGAAGTGAAGAAATCGAACAGCGATCGCTCGCCGACCTCCATCCCAGCCAACTGCTCGTGAGCGCCGCGAAGCTCGAGGGCGTGCTCGACTGGTGGAACGCCGACGACCCCGATCCCGAACCGCTGCCGTATCTGGAGCCCGTCGAGGACTTCGGACTCGACCCCGGAACGGTCGAGCCGGGCCGGGTCGTGCTCGCGGACGGCCACACGCGCGCACTCGCGGCGGTGCTCTCGGGCACTGAGACGGTGCCGGTCGTCCGCGATCCCGACAGGGAAGAGCTCTCGATGGGGATCTACAGGGAGTGTCTCGGCTGGTGTGTCGACGAGGGTGTTCGCCGGCCGGCGAATCTCGTCGGGCGAGTGGTGAGCGACGAGACGTTCCGGACCGAGTGGGTCGAGCGGTGTCGGGCAGTGGCCGAGGAGTGAGCGCGACCCAAAAACGCTATTCCGCCGTTCTCCCACCGACCACACAGTGGTGGGCGAGTTCCGCACGAAGGACGGCCGCTGTATCGTCGCGGAGGACGGCCTCCGCATCCGGGTCGGCGAGCGGAGCCCGCTGGGGACGCTCCGCGACGCGCTGACCGACGAGGAGATCCCCCCGGTTCGCCGCGCGGGCGTCGCGCTGTTCGGCCTCGCGGTCGTCGTCGGGGTCGCGCTGGCGGTCCGGACGCTGCCCGTGTGGCTCTCCGGCGCCGGCGCGGGGCTGCTGCTCGCGTGGCTCGTCTGGTCGCGGCTCCGCGGCGGGCGGCCCGAGAAGGAGATCAGCATCAAGTACGACGCCGTCGAGAGCGTCGAGCCGGAGTACGGCCTCCCGCTTTTGACCCGGCCGCGGTTCGTGATCCGCTACCGCTCGGAGGGTGGGGTGAAACGGCGGTACGTGCTCTGCCCCTCACGGCTCTACGGCTTCGGCGCCTACGAACGCGGGAAGGAGCTGTTCACGGAACAAGGACTGATGGCACCGAAGCCTACAGACGACGAGTAGGTCATGGCCCGCGACCCCGACTCGGAGCGCCCGTCCCGTCGGGTCGCCGCGGACCTGCAGGTGTGGTTCGGCGGCAGCCCAGTGACGGGGGGTGCCGTCACGGTGCTGGTCTGCTGGCACGCGCTCGCCCCGTGGCTCGCCGCCGCGCTCGGCGCGGACCGCTTCGGCGCGTGGTTCGTCGCACGAGCGTCGCCCTCACCGGGCTGGCTGCTCGCGGTGCTCAGTCACGCCGATCTGAACCACCTCGCCGCGAACCTCCTCTTTCTCGTGATCTGGGGGACGATCGCC from Halolamina sediminis encodes:
- a CDS encoding polymer-forming cytoskeletal protein, with the protein product MSLRQDPLDELSIPSGTVVEEHDLVTDGDVLVGGQSTVEFGVRGRSVAAGERSSFGGHIDAENDCRLDMWTDVDGDVLVGDDAYLGERARIGGQLMVSGDLDIGDDVEIEEGFEANGWITIRNPMPTLVFYFIVLSQLLRLGEEEAADDLAYALADGGEAEQAPLVIPRGSSVSDDAWRVSTPATIGSDCRLHGNIRATEVTIGEHSELFGSVRARGDVHLHTGTVIHGDVSTRDGRVTIDAGANVRGDVSCGDLRVHERANVEGTMRADGEIQLVQSDDSAAPEDPQEQTPDF
- a CDS encoding redox-regulated ATPase YchF translates to MLSVALAGKPNAGKSTFFKAATMADVDVGNYPFTTIDPNRGVSHVRTECPCLDRDERCDSDNCRDGKRYVPVELLDVAGLVPGAHEGRGLGNQFLDALTDADVILNVVDAAGATDEEGEPVEVGTYDPTEEATFIEEEMDRWLTGIVDRNWESVERKSRSPDFDIDEALHDLLTGFGADEYDVTATLRGMAYPDNPRDWTDDHRETLARDLRARTKPIVLVANKIDIAPEENVEALRETDKPVVPCTADGELALRNGAEAGILDYDPGDEDFEIVGDVSETQERGLETIRETMAEHGGTGVQQSLNEAVYGLLDRFTAYPVQNESKWTDGTGNVLPDAFLLPDGSTPKDLAYAVHSDIGDGYVHAVDARAGRRIGEDHELEEGDVIKIVSTAS